TGCAACCAATCACACTCCAGGTCAGAGGGGTCAGAGGTTCTGGATTTAGAGCTGGACCGGAGGTTATGAACAGTCCTCTGACATCACATCCTGTCTAGAACCTTGTTAGAAACCATGGAAACAGCAGCCTTGCTGAACTTAGACATGATTGGAATTAATTATTATGTTGATCTTTCTCTTCTCTGTTAGTCTGGTTCTAAACTATGAGAATATTCTGGGACATCGCTCGTTCAAACTAGTGTGAGTagaccggacacacacacacacacacacacacacactgttctaaacaaacacatacacaaacactttTGAACtcattttgtgtgtgtctgtgtgtgtctccagctTTGCCATGTCCCAGCGTCACTACAAGGTGTCAGCTCGCCGCTGGTTCACGCTAGACAGCGTGGAGATAGAATACGACGGTCAGAAAGCATCGTTTACGGGAGCGGACTGCACGCACGGCTGAGTACTCCTACCGCTGTCAGTCAGTCACTAACTTCAGATACCCCCTCCTGGTACCACGCACCTCCAAAGATCCTGCTAACCAGTGGAGGGTCTCATTCACTGACTTCCAGGTAGGATGTgcttacggtgtgtgtgtgtgtacggtgtgtgtgtgtgtacggtgtgtgtgtgaacagtgtgtgtctgtgaaacGAAAACAGAATACAAACTGCAAGTTGAAACAACTCTTTCTCTTTCTGCCCTCCCCCATGCCCTCCCCCATGCCCTCCCCCATGCCCTCCCCATGCCCCCCCCATGCCCTCCCCCATGCCCCTCCCCCATGCCTCCCCCATGCCCTCCCCCCATGCCCCCCATGCCCCCATGCCCCCCATACCCCCCATGCCTCCCCCATGCCCTCCCCCATGCCCTCCCCCATGCCCTCTCCCCATGCCCTCCCCTCCATGCCCTCCCCCATGCCCCCCCCCTGCCCTCCCCCCATGCCCTCCCCCATGCCCTCCCCcatgcccccccctcccccatgcCCTCCCCCCATGCCCCCCCTCTAGATCCAGGGCTTCAACGTGGCAGGGGGAGAGTTCTCCTATGCCAGTGACTGTGCAGGGTTCTTCAGTCCTGGTATCTGGATGGGACTTCTCACCAGTCTACTGATGGTCCTGGTCCTAACCTACGGCCTCCATATGATCATGCAGCTCCACACCATGGACCGCTTTGATGACCCCAAGGGACCTGCTATCTCCGTACCACAGactgactaacacacacacacacacacacacacacacacacacacacacacacacacacacacacacacacacacacacacacacacacacacacacacacacacacacacacacacacacacacacacacacacacacacacacacacacacacacacacacacacacacacacacacacacacacacacacacacacacacacacacacacacagtcatatacatatagactgacagacagacagacagactgacacagagataCTTGTATTGAGATACAtatagcgcacacacacacacacacacacacacacacacacacacacacacacacacacacacacacacacacacacacacacacacacacacacacacagacacacacacacacacacacacacacacacacacacacacacacacacacacacacacacacacacacacacacacatacacacacacacacacacagtcatatacatatagactgacagacagacagacagactgacacagagataCTTGTATTGAGATACATATagaccggacacacacacacacacacacacacacacacacacacacacacacacacacacagtcatatacagacagacacacacacacacacacacacacagtcatatacagacagacacactgttaCTGAAGGGAGGAATCTGTTACTGAAGGGAGGAATCTGTTACTGAAGGGAGGAATCTGTTACTGAAGGGAGGAATCTGTTACTGAAGGGAGGAATCTGTTACTGAAGGGAGGAATCTGTTACTGAAGGGAGGAATCTGTTACTGAAGGGAGGAATCTGTTACTGAAGGGAGGAATCTGTTACTGAAGGGAGGAATCTGATACTGAAGGGAGGAGTGTCAGTCTGTCAATCATTCCTGTCTTTTATTTGTCATCTTGGTGTAAAGATTGATAATAATTAAATGTGCTGCTGTTCTTTAGTGAGTACAGCCCATGTTGTTGtaaacactgattgaagtggatttatcaggtgacatcaatacgggatcatagatttcacctggattcacctggtcagtctctcATGGACAGAgtaggtgtccttaatgttttgtacactcagtatatatcgTGTTTGACCTTGTGATTGTGTCTTTATAGTCGCTGAGGTTAGTAGTGTTTAGGTCAGCtagggctgtgtctgaaatggcaacctattctgtATAGTACCCGCCTTTAGACCAGGGCTCCCACAGGGCTCCCACGGGGCTCATAGGGCTCCCACGGGGCTCCCACAGGGCTCCCACAGGGCTCCCACAGGGCTCCCACGGGGCTCCCACAGAGCTCATAGGGCTCCCACGGGGCTCCCACAGGGCTCCCACGGGGCTCCCACAGGGCTTCCACGGGGCTCCCACGGGGCTCCCACAGGGCTTCCACGGGGCTCCCACAGGGCTCCCACGGGGCTCCCACGGGGCTCCCACAGGGCTCCCACGGGGCTCCCACAGGGCTCCCACGGGGCTCCCACGGGGCTCCCACGGGGCTCCCACGGGGCTCCCTTAGGGCTCCCACGGGGTTCCCACAGAGCTCATAGGGCTCCCACAGAGCTCACAGGGCTCCCACAGGGCTCCCACAGGGCTCCCACGGGGCTCCCACAGGGCTCCCACGGGGCTCCCACGGGGCTCCCACGGGGCTCTCACAGGGCTCCCACGGGGCTCTCACAGGGCTCCAACAGTGCTCCCACGGGGCTCCCACGGGGCTCCCACAGGGCTCCCACAGAGCTCATAGGGCTCCCACAGAGCTCACAGGGCTCCCACGGGGCTCCCACAGGGCTCCCACAGTACTCCCACTAGGGCTCCCACGGGGCTCCCACGGGGCTCCCACAGGGCTCCCACGGGGCTCCCACAGGGCTCCCACGGGGCTCCCACAGGGCTCCCACAGGGCTCCCACGGGGCTCTGATCtgaagtagggcactatatagggaacaggctgCCATTTGAGACGTGGCCTGGGTTTCACTAACGTTGTGTGTGTTTAGATGTGTGCAGTGTAACAGGGAGTTCCTCTAGGCTTCAACGGGACTAAAGGGTTAAATGTTACTAAGAGGGAAGGTTGAGGCACAAAGACGGATCAGAcgggggtcagaggttagggttggggttagatgaCCTACCTTGTGTTTACTGTGAAGAAGGAGAACAAATGTTTCTGTTTAATTATTGATTGATTTCAGTTGTTCTGTGGTTTATATGAGTTGTTGTTACTGAGGAAGGCTTGTCTTGTCTTCCTGTACAGAGTCATGATATTCAAATATGGttaatatattataatattagtagtgtctctggtcCTGTGTGACTGTTATGGTGCTGCTGTGATTAACCCCAATAAAGACTTGAGTGAACAACGTCAATTAAGTCTCTGTGAACATTAGTGTCTGTGAGAGAGAAACACTactgtgtctgtgagagagaaaCTACTGGTTGAGGTGGTATTAGTAACAGGTTGAGGTGCTACACAGGTTACCctcaaaaatgtccctgtatttagcgccatccatcattccttcaattctgaccagtttccaagtccctgccgatgaaaaacatccccacagtatgatgctgccaccaccatgcttcactgtggggatggtgttctcggggtgatgaggtgttgggtttgcgccagtcatagcgttttccttgatggccaaaaagctcaattttagtctaatctgaccagagtaccttcttccatatgtttggggagtctcccacatgcctttttagaacaccaaacgtgtttgcttattttttctttaagaaattgcttttttctggccactcttccgtaaagcccagctctgtggagtgtacggcttaaaatggtcctatggacgagatactccaatctccgctgtggagctttgcagctccttcagggttatctttggtctctttgttgcctctctgattaatgccctccttgcctggtccatgagttttggtgggtgtcCTCTCttgtaggtttgttgtggtgccatattcattccagtttttttaataatggatttaatggtgctcgtgCGATGTTCaaggtttctgatattttttataacccaaccctgatctgtacttctccacaactttgtccctgacctgtttggagagctccttggtcttcatggtgccgcttgcttggtggtgccccttgcttagtggcgttgtagactctgggggcctttcagaacaggtgtatatatactgagatcatgtgacacttagattgcacacaggtggacttcatttaactaattatgtgacttctgaaggtaattggttgcaccagatcttatttaggggcttcatagcaaagggggtgaatccatatgcacgcaccactttaccGTTATTTATTCTTTTTGAATTTTTTATACAAGTTATTTTTATCATTTCCCTTCACCaatgtggactattttgtgtctgtccattacatgaaatctaaataaaaatcaatttaaatgcaacaaaataggaaaaccaccaagggggatgaatactttacaAGGCACTGTGCAAACTGGCTacaagactattgcagctctgtgggtgaaacatttattgacaatgttgataccttctggaaacaaagctcgtattataaggaggatgggatccacccaaatcatttgggttcctggatcctttcacagcattataaggctgcgttgagacaatgacttatcaatgacccaagtccagctcatttaatccctaccattgtgtcgctgagttgtcataatgcttcagcaaatgtacattatcctaggggcgctggaagacacaatgtaaggaacctaatttatgtccctcttactgctcagaatgcctctgctgatcccacagctattgtatgcagtaatcatttGCCtgtgaaccagagtaatactgttagcactgaggtggtgtgccctagtaggaagtccactgtgtgcagctcaccctgcacttataaaaataacctgagtatgtctaccatcaagcatcccagaaaagtgttaaaaatagcccacgttaacatatgtagcttaagaaacaaggttcatgaaatcaataatttgctagtaacagatgacattgaTATTCTGActctctctgaaactcacttagataatacctttgatgatacagtggtagcaatacaaggttataacatttacagaaaagacagacatgacagtggtggaggtgttgctgtttatattcagaaccacattcctgtaaagcttagagaggatctcatgttaaatactgttgaagtcatatggctacaggttcacctgcctcacctaaagcccattctggtgggaagctgctatagaccaccaagtgctaacagtcagtatctggataacgtgaaatgcttgataataaatgtgatatcaacagagaggtatactttctggatgatttaaatattgactggctttcatcaagctgcccactcaagagaaagcttcaaactgtaactagtgcccgcaacctggttcaggttatcaatcaacctaccaaatcaaatcaaatcattatgcatgtcaatctctcctggctcaaagtagaggagagattgacttcatcactacttgtatttgtgagaggtattgacatgttgaacaccccatgcataccccacaagacatgccaccagaggtgcTGCTACCACTCATCTCAGCTTTCgagcaggaaatgagctttagatgCCCAAAGAATTCAGAGGTTATTTCCCCCTCACTTTAATTCCGTGAGACGACCTGTCAACCAGGAACACAAATAGATTGTAACggagacgcagggagtcaggaagcattTGCAGTCGGTGAGTTTAATAGGAACGAACATGGAGTGAATACAAAAACAGGACTAGCATCTAAACATAAAAACAGTTCTACCTAATGGGGGATAGaacggagcgctagataaaggggagtaatcagggagcgctaaataaaggggagtaatcaggagcacgctaaataaaggggagtaatcaggagcctagataaagggagtaatcagggagctaGATAAAGGGAGAATCAGGCGCTAGataggggagtaatcaggagcgctagataaaggagtaatcaggaCGCGCTAGAtgaaaggggagtaatcaggagcgctagataaaggagtaatctggggagcgctagataaaggggagtaatcaggagcgctagatacaaggggagtaatcagggagcgctagaaaaggggagtaatcagggagcgctaaataaaggggagtaatcaggagcgctagataaaagggagtaat
The window above is part of the Coregonus clupeaformis isolate EN_2021a unplaced genomic scaffold, ASM2061545v1 scaf0157, whole genome shotgun sequence genome. Proteins encoded here:
- the LOC123483871 gene encoding V-type proton ATPase subunit S1-like translates to EYSYRCQSVTNFRYPLLVPRTSKDPANQWRVSFTDFQIQGFNVAGGEFSYASDCAGFFSPGIWMGLLTSLLMVLVLTYGLHMIMQLHTMDRFDDPKGPAISVPQTD